The following are encoded in a window of Lactobacillus panisapium genomic DNA:
- a CDS encoding HU family DNA-binding protein, with the protein MASINKSELTKEVAAKTGLKQKDAEKVIDSLIESIKDNLAKGEKVQIIGFGSFEVRDRAERKGRNPQTGKTLTIPATKVPAFKPGKALKDAVK; encoded by the coding sequence ATGGCTTCAATTAATAAATCTGAACTTACCAAAGAAGTTGCAGCAAAAACTGGTCTTAAGCAAAAAGACGCAGAAAAAGTTATTGATTCTTTAATCGAATCAATCAAGGACAACTTGGCTAAAGGTGAAAAGGTTCAAATTATCGGCTTTGGTTCATTCGAAGTTCGTGACCGTGCTGAAAGAAAAGGTAGAAACCCACAAACTGGTAAGACCTTAACCATTCCTGCAACCAAAGTGCCAGCTTTCAAACCAGGCAAGGCTTTAAAAGACGCTGTTAAATAA
- a CDS encoding nitroreductase family protein gives MSDSVFKRVAIRKYTDEKVDQEDITKLIAAFQAAPCGMHQAKDMRMTVVKDTSLLERIETLTKNACYEAPLLFVINVKKDSMFGQRDASVAAENIMIEAADLNLGSVYLMNAARILNTDDKLLADLGISDDYEASVIVACGHAAEHPDDDRSKRYQVLIK, from the coding sequence ATGTCTGATTCTGTTTTTAAAAGAGTAGCAATTAGGAAATACACTGATGAAAAAGTTGATCAAGAAGATATTACTAAGTTGATTGCAGCTTTTCAGGCGGCTCCGTGTGGAATGCACCAAGCAAAAGACATGCGGATGACTGTCGTGAAAGATACTTCTCTTCTTGAGCGAATTGAAACTTTAACCAAGAATGCTTGTTATGAGGCACCACTTCTTTTTGTTATTAACGTAAAGAAAGATAGTATGTTTGGTCAACGTGATGCTTCCGTAGCGGCTGAAAACATTATGATTGAAGCAGCAGATTTAAATTTAGGTTCAGTTTATTTAATGAATGCGGCGAGAATTCTCAATACTGATGACAAATTGCTAGCAGACTTAGGTATTTCTGATGATTACGAGGCAAGTGTCATTGTCGCATGTGGTCATGCAGCTGAACATCCGGATGATGATCGATCTAAACGATACCAAGTATTAATTAAATAA
- a CDS encoding glycosyltransferase family 8 protein — protein sequence MKQKKSDTIEILVTIDQNYIKPLEVMMYSMKLNNMEQNFCIWLIHDNIADSALRNLTKYGEQIGMQVKTVAMNNNIIFPDSLLNLHDYPKEMYFRLLSGQVLPASLHRVLYLDPDILVINSLRKLWELDLAGNMFAAAVHEGLTDIMSSINNIRLGTTTGYFNSGIMLMDLDEMRKKVKIEDITAAIEKNHDTLILPDQDILNYLYGEDILKIPETLWNYDARAYSVYLARSTGDCNIEWVMENTSILHFCGKPKPWQKEKHSRFKALYLNYQQMTNRILMQQK from the coding sequence ATGAAGCAGAAAAAAAGCGACACAATTGAAATTTTAGTTACAATTGACCAAAACTACATTAAGCCACTTGAAGTAATGATGTATTCAATGAAACTTAATAATATGGAGCAAAATTTTTGCATTTGGTTAATTCATGATAATATTGCGGATTCTGCTCTTCGTAACCTAACGAAATACGGTGAACAAATTGGCATGCAGGTCAAGACCGTGGCAATGAATAATAATATTATTTTTCCTGACTCACTGTTAAATTTACATGATTACCCAAAAGAAATGTATTTTAGGTTATTATCTGGTCAAGTTTTACCAGCTAGTTTGCATCGGGTACTCTACCTTGATCCTGATATTCTAGTAATCAACTCACTGAGAAAGCTGTGGGAATTGGATCTAGCTGGCAACATGTTTGCTGCTGCTGTTCATGAGGGCTTGACCGATATTATGAGTTCAATCAACAATATTCGGTTAGGCACGACCACCGGCTACTTTAATTCAGGCATCATGTTAATGGATCTTGATGAAATGCGTAAAAAAGTCAAAATCGAAGACATCACGGCAGCAATTGAGAAAAATCATGATACGCTTATTCTGCCGGATCAGGATATTCTCAACTACCTTTATGGTGAAGATATTTTAAAAATACCTGAAACGCTTTGGAACTATGATGCTCGCGCATACTCAGTTTATTTAGCTAGAAGTACTGGCGATTGTAATATCGAGTGGGTTATGGAAAATACTTCAATCTTACACTTTTGTGGCAAGCCTAAACCTTGGCAAAAAGAGAAACACTCGAGATTTAAAGCTCTCTATCTCAACTATCAGCAAATGACAAACCGCATCTTAATGCAGCAAAAATAA
- a CDS encoding SLAP domain-containing protein, whose translation MNKKTILGLVGAASLSLSLSAAAPVLAAETNQPVPTTNSDSSKGTSTTTPTTPTSGDQTKPTTGQDTAKTPTTGDQTKPTTGQDTAKTPTTGDQTKPAAGNDTSKKPSKNTADSSKALSLMGKYAKLTRNSYVYDKDGKRVKNSKLKKGTIILVSGLASPNGKSLIGFNNKKNQYISVRNVKLFKAVQYKVKKKSYVYNSKGVRKANVYVKKGKTVMVISAKKIHGKKYVQITDKYYIRWENLNHKSSKIIAQ comes from the coding sequence ATGAACAAAAAAACAATTTTAGGTTTAGTTGGTGCTGCTTCGTTATCACTTAGTTTAAGTGCAGCAGCTCCAGTATTGGCAGCAGAAACTAATCAACCTGTGCCAACCACTAACAGCGATTCTTCTAAGGGTACGTCTACGACAACCCCGACAACGCCAACAAGTGGTGATCAAACTAAGCCTACAACTGGCCAAGATACTGCCAAGACACCAACAACTGGTGATCAAACCAAGCCTACAACTGGCCAAGACACTGCTAAGACACCAACAACCGGTGATCAAACTAAGCCAGCAGCCGGCAATGATACTTCTAAGAAGCCAAGTAAAAATACGGCAGATTCTTCTAAAGCATTATCATTAATGGGTAAGTATGCTAAATTAACGAGAAATTCATATGTTTATGATAAAGATGGTAAACGTGTGAAAAATTCCAAGTTAAAGAAGGGCACTATAATTCTTGTTTCCGGTCTTGCAAGTCCGAATGGCAAATCTTTAATTGGTTTTAACAATAAGAAGAATCAATATATTAGCGTTAGAAACGTTAAGTTGTTTAAGGCAGTCCAATATAAGGTAAAGAAGAAGTCTTACGTTTATAATAGTAAAGGCGTTCGCAAGGCTAACGTTTATGTTAAAAAAGGTAAGACTGTAATGGTCATTAGTGCCAAGAAGATTCACGGTAAAAAGTATGTTCAAATTACTGATAAATACTACATCAGATGGGAAAATTTGAATCATAAAAGTAGTAAAATTATAGCTCAATAA